One genomic region from Candidatus Poribacteria bacterium encodes:
- a CDS encoding ATP-binding protein, translating to MLIFFLALFVLFINVSTHLFQMQEYYPAVSHCYYGGMVLSVLYVKRRGQNILFAITAVANWIYVFRYPNQIESIIIALLYPFVVFGVIRVIRHFQTQGLSGAEEIEEIHSVNANLEKQVRDISTLFEVSKAANANLELEGLFQRIIEILSERLGIYRGALHLYENGKVITEVETVLGLTPAEMKRGTDNQMEDIQRQVLATGKAIGVPQTRNPLSYVKLFESERVESKDRIAFWCIPIVVEENVIGTLTIDKASDEFSAEDDRRLLTIIASTIAQGVKIQQTIDALVESERMAILGRLVRTIAHEVRNPLGSIRLGTQLLQNSDIEGFSQPETYSENVQLSQDEIQEYTAIIIKEVDRLNRFIEQLLAFSKPAMHAAKRIDIHQLLNNSLAICRPELEHQAITVITQYDTCPEVNVNEDGITQVILNLFYNAIEAMDTEGTLTIQTEYVPETEVVLMRVQDDGPGIPSEDIPMLFDPFYTTKQKGTGLGLHISQRILAEHQGSIEVDENLEVGTAFVMSLPVY from the coding sequence ATGCTAATATTCTTTCTTGCACTTTTTGTGCTCTTCATCAACGTCAGCACGCATCTGTTCCAGATGCAAGAATACTATCCAGCAGTGAGCCACTGCTACTACGGGGGCATGGTTCTCTCGGTCCTCTACGTGAAACGCCGCGGGCAGAATATCCTGTTCGCCATTACAGCAGTAGCCAACTGGATTTATGTCTTCCGTTATCCGAATCAAATCGAAAGCATCATCATCGCACTTCTCTATCCGTTTGTTGTATTCGGCGTTATCCGCGTTATCCGTCACTTCCAAACGCAGGGACTCAGCGGTGCTGAAGAGATAGAGGAGATACACAGCGTCAATGCGAATTTAGAGAAACAGGTGCGGGACATCTCCACGCTTTTTGAGGTAAGCAAAGCGGCAAACGCAAACCTTGAGTTAGAAGGGTTATTTCAGCGCATCATTGAGATTCTGTCCGAGCGACTCGGCATATATCGCGGGGCTTTACACCTCTACGAAAACGGGAAGGTCATCACTGAGGTCGAAACCGTCTTAGGACTCACACCGGCTGAGATGAAACGTGGCACCGATAATCAGATGGAAGACATTCAGAGACAGGTCCTCGCAACAGGTAAAGCGATCGGCGTTCCACAAACTCGAAATCCGCTCAGTTATGTTAAACTTTTTGAATCCGAACGCGTTGAATCCAAAGACAGAATTGCTTTCTGGTGTATCCCGATTGTTGTTGAAGAAAACGTCATCGGTACATTGACGATTGATAAAGCATCCGATGAATTTTCAGCAGAAGACGATCGGAGGCTCTTAACGATCATCGCCTCCACCATTGCACAAGGCGTTAAAATCCAGCAGACAATCGACGCGCTTGTCGAATCAGAACGGATGGCAATACTCGGAAGATTGGTCCGAACGATCGCGCACGAGGTGCGGAACCCACTCGGCAGTATCCGACTCGGTACACAACTGCTCCAAAACTCAGACATTGAGGGATTTTCGCAACCCGAAACTTATTCTGAAAACGTCCAACTCTCTCAAGACGAGATTCAGGAATACACCGCAATTATTATCAAAGAGGTGGATAGGCTGAACCGATTCATTGAGCAATTGTTGGCTTTCAGCAAACCCGCAATGCATGCAGCGAAACGGATCGATATCCACCAACTCCTTAATAACAGTCTCGCGATTTGCCGTCCGGAATTGGAGCATCAAGCCATCACGGTAATCACGCAATACGACACTTGTCCAGAAGTCAATGTCAATGAAGACGGTATAACGCAGGTCATTCTCAACCTATTTTACAACGCCATTGAAGCGATGGATACAGAAGGAACGTTGACAATTCAGACAGAATATGTACCGGAGACAGAAGTCGTCCTTATGCGCGTTCAGGATGACGGCCCCGGGATTCCGTCTGAAGATATACCGATGCTGTTCGATCCGTTTTACACCACCAAACAGAAAGGCACCGGGTTGGGACTCCACATCAGCCAAAGAATTCTTGCTGAACATCAAGGCAGCATCGAAGTTGATGAGAACCTCGAAGTCGGCACAGCGTTTGTTATGTCCCTCCCTGTGTATTAA
- the hisH gene encoding imidazole glycerol phosphate synthase subunit HisH, whose amino-acid sequence MIAIIDYEAGNLTSVARALTHLGYKNQITSTAETILTADRVIFPGVGAAKATMQTLHKRGLNQVLTDFYRTGKPMLGICIGIQILFEHSEEEDAECLGLLSGRVKKYPTVGIGSPNAYKVPQIGWNEVYQTKPHAIFKDVPNPAHFYFVNSYYPEPEKADVVIGKTTYGLEFCSAIAQDNLIATQFHLEKSGRVGLKMLNNFLSL is encoded by the coding sequence GTGATTGCAATTATAGACTACGAAGCAGGAAACCTTACAAGCGTCGCGCGTGCCTTGACACATCTCGGCTATAAAAACCAGATTACATCCACCGCTGAAACGATACTCACAGCCGACCGCGTTATTTTTCCCGGTGTCGGTGCCGCAAAAGCCACGATGCAAACCTTACACAAACGCGGGTTGAACCAAGTACTCACAGACTTCTACCGCACCGGCAAACCGATGCTCGGTATCTGCATCGGTATTCAAATCCTTTTTGAACACAGCGAAGAAGAGGATGCCGAATGTCTGGGTCTCTTATCGGGACGTGTAAAGAAATATCCAACGGTAGGGATTGGGTCACCCAACGCCTACAAAGTCCCACAAATCGGTTGGAACGAAGTGTATCAGACAAAACCGCACGCAATCTTCAAAGACGTTCCGAATCCGGCACACTTCTATTTCGTCAATTCCTACTATCCTGAGCCAGAAAAAGCGGATGTTGTGATCGGGAAGACGACGTACGGACTTGAGTTCTGTAGTGCGATTGCCCAAGACAATCTCATCGCAACACAGTTCCACCTCGAAAAGAGTGGTCGTGTCGGACTAAAAATGCTTAATAACTTCCTGAGTCTTTGA
- the ribE gene encoding 6,7-dimethyl-8-ribityllumazine synthase, translated as MPNVYEGHLLGAGLSFGIVVSRFNSFVTEKLLAGAQDALKRHGVDLDEVDIFWTPGAFEIPGIAKRLAESGRYDAILCLGAVIRGATPHFDYVAAESAKGIANISSNTNIPVIYGVITTDTIEQALERAGIKAGNKGAEAAITGIETVNLYKAVEKVLNQNET; from the coding sequence ATGCCAAACGTCTACGAAGGACATCTTCTCGGTGCAGGTCTCAGCTTCGGTATTGTTGTCAGTCGATTCAATAGTTTCGTTACCGAAAAACTCCTCGCTGGCGCGCAAGATGCCTTAAAACGGCACGGTGTCGATCTGGACGAGGTCGATATTTTCTGGACACCCGGTGCTTTCGAGATACCGGGAATCGCTAAACGCCTCGCAGAAAGCGGACGCTACGATGCCATTCTCTGCCTCGGCGCAGTGATCCGAGGTGCGACCCCACATTTCGATTACGTCGCAGCTGAAAGCGCGAAGGGAATCGCTAACATATCATCAAACACCAACATCCCCGTCATTTACGGCGTTATCACCACAGATACAATAGAACAAGCACTTGAACGCGCTGGCATAAAAGCCGGAAACAAAGGGGCTGAAGCTGCCATTACTGGCATTGAAACAGTCAACCTTTATAAAGCCGTCGAAAAAGTCCTAAATCAAAACGAAACTTAG
- a CDS encoding sigma-54 dependent transcriptional regulator — MSNFVLIADDDDSLRQILAATLKKAGYQTLTARNGAETLACVKKANVDVILLDIWLGDANGIELIEDIQQYNSTTAIIIITAHGTTQTAIDAAKQRAYGYLTKPIDQRQLLELVSRAAAATNQTKNVKTSTTSIDVDGQGRMVGQSPAMQEVYHKIGRAAVSDETVLVLGESGTGKELVAQLIHQNSHRSHNPFIVVDCGAMPSSLIESALFGHVKGAYTDAHTARKGKFQQADSGTIFLDEIGELPIEVQMKLLRVLQEREVEPMGGTETHAVDVRIIAATNQRLETAIAQKSFREDLYYRLNVIPISLPPLRERKEDIPELIDLFTHRFVEEYQLPEIGISPEVVKRLTAHEWPGNVRELENAIKRALVMCSGQMLLPEHFDPILDQPGPTSESGNLDVQIYSLLQAYVQQYMDSETSPDELYAEIRAIFEKPLFKIVLEYTNGNRSKASDILGINRNTLHTKLIEYKLVS; from the coding sequence ATGTCGAATTTTGTGCTTATTGCTGACGATGACGACAGCCTCCGCCAAATACTCGCCGCCACCCTTAAAAAGGCAGGTTATCAGACCCTTACAGCCCGAAACGGCGCGGAGACCTTAGCCTGTGTCAAGAAAGCAAACGTCGATGTCATTCTGCTCGATATCTGGTTAGGTGATGCCAACGGAATCGAACTGATTGAGGATATTCAGCAATACAACAGCACCACCGCAATTATTATAATCACAGCACACGGAACGACACAGACTGCGATCGACGCGGCGAAACAGCGGGCGTATGGATACCTCACAAAGCCTATCGACCAGCGGCAGCTGTTAGAGCTCGTCTCGCGCGCCGCCGCTGCAACCAATCAAACAAAGAACGTCAAAACGTCAACAACGTCCATTGATGTTGACGGGCAGGGAAGAATGGTTGGACAGAGTCCGGCAATGCAAGAGGTGTACCATAAAATTGGACGCGCGGCTGTCAGCGACGAAACCGTCCTTGTTTTAGGTGAAAGTGGAACCGGCAAAGAACTCGTCGCCCAATTAATTCACCAAAACAGCCACCGCTCTCATAATCCGTTCATCGTTGTCGATTGTGGTGCGATGCCGTCCAGTCTCATCGAAAGCGCACTCTTTGGACATGTCAAAGGCGCGTATACCGATGCACACACTGCACGGAAGGGAAAATTTCAGCAGGCAGACAGTGGGACGATCTTCCTCGATGAAATCGGAGAACTGCCGATTGAGGTTCAGATGAAATTGTTGCGCGTGTTACAAGAGCGAGAGGTTGAACCGATGGGCGGTACCGAGACCCACGCTGTTGATGTTCGGATCATCGCTGCAACCAATCAACGACTTGAAACCGCAATCGCGCAGAAATCCTTTAGGGAGGACCTCTACTATCGACTCAACGTCATCCCCATTTCTCTCCCACCGCTCCGGGAACGGAAAGAGGATATACCGGAACTCATAGACCTCTTCACACACAGGTTCGTTGAAGAATACCAATTGCCTGAAATCGGTATCTCTCCAGAGGTGGTAAAACGCCTCACGGCACATGAGTGGCCCGGCAACGTGCGTGAATTAGAAAATGCCATCAAGCGGGCACTTGTGATGTGTTCAGGACAAATGCTATTACCTGAACATTTCGATCCGATTCTCGATCAACCGGGTCCCACCAGTGAATCAGGAAACCTTGACGTGCAAATTTATAGCCTCCTCCAAGCGTATGTTCAACAGTATATGGACTCCGAAACATCGCCAGACGAACTCTACGCTGAAATCCGGGCGATCTTTGAGAAACCGCTCTTTAAAATCGTGCTTGAGTACACCAATGGAAACCGGAGTAAAGCATCAGATATTCTCGGTATTAACCGGAACACGCTCCACACAAAACTTATTGAGTACAAGCTTGTCTCTTAG